Proteins encoded by one window of Halobaculum halobium:
- a CDS encoding CopD family protein, giving the protein MQVAPMQAALTAAYVFHTLFAGLWVGAVVITAWKVIPLAKDGDASPELLGGVVSGVSTITRVGALVFIATGGHMAATVYGAEGLFTPPRGHVVLTMLALWLVMTGLVEVGGSKVRSALETGKVRTAGRDAGTFYTAAAAVGFVLLVLGGYLSV; this is encoded by the coding sequence ATGCAAGTCGCCCCGATGCAGGCCGCGCTCACCGCGGCGTACGTGTTTCACACTCTGTTCGCCGGCCTCTGGGTCGGCGCAGTCGTCATCACCGCGTGGAAGGTTATCCCGCTCGCGAAAGACGGCGACGCGAGTCCCGAACTCCTCGGCGGCGTCGTTTCCGGCGTCTCGACGATCACGCGGGTCGGCGCGCTCGTGTTCATCGCCACCGGCGGTCACATGGCCGCGACAGTGTACGGCGCCGAGGGACTGTTCACGCCGCCGCGGGGCCACGTCGTGCTCACGATGCTGGCGCTGTGGCTGGTCATGACGGGGCTTGTCGAGGTCGGCGGGAGCAAGGTCCGCTCGGCGCTCGAGACGGGGAAAGTCCGCACCGCCGGGCGCGACGCCGGAACGTTCTACACCGCCGCCGCCGCGGTCGGGTTCGTCCTGCTCGTGCTCGGCGGCTACCTCTCAGTCTAA
- a CDS encoding acyl-CoA mutase large subunit family protein, protein MFDPDDLEAIREGKREWEEETLSPTLDRFGERKEAFDTDTGGQEVKRLYTPEDVSDIDYEEDVGFPGEEPYTRGVYPTMHRGRLWTMRQYAGMGTAAETNERFQYLIDQGSSGLSMAFDLPTQMGYDSDAAMAAGEVGKSGVAIDSLADFERVFDDIPLDEVSTSMTINAPAAVLLAMYVAVGDRQGVDRTELRGTIQNDIMKEYIARNLYIYPPEESMRLITDIFAFCAEETPKFNTISISGYHIREAGSTAAQEIAFTLGDGIEYVQAAVDAGLDVDEFAPQLSFFFNAHNNILEEVAKFRAARRMWAKIMEDRFGAENPKSKQLKFHTQTAGSTLTAQQIENNVVRVGYQALAAVLGGTQSLHTNGKDEALSLPTEDSVRTALRTQQILAHESGAADTIDPLAGSYYVESLTDGIEEEAFEILDEVDRRGGMLDAVKSQWVQRQIQDTAFERQREIEEGERVIVGVNEFEVEEEAHVDLEEVSEEEEQAQIDRVEELRDERDAEAVDEALASLRDACRGDANVMPHIISAVKAYATVGEISNVMREEFGEYKPGQ, encoded by the coding sequence ATGTTCGACCCCGACGATCTCGAAGCGATCCGCGAGGGAAAGCGGGAGTGGGAGGAAGAGACCCTCTCCCCGACGCTCGACCGATTCGGGGAACGCAAGGAAGCGTTCGACACCGACACGGGCGGGCAGGAGGTAAAGCGGCTGTACACCCCCGAGGACGTGTCCGACATCGACTACGAGGAAGACGTCGGCTTCCCCGGCGAAGAACCGTACACGCGCGGCGTCTACCCGACGATGCACCGCGGGCGGCTGTGGACGATGCGCCAGTACGCGGGAATGGGTACGGCCGCCGAGACGAACGAGCGCTTCCAGTACCTCATCGATCAGGGGTCCTCGGGGCTGTCGATGGCGTTCGACCTCCCGACGCAGATGGGGTACGACTCCGACGCCGCGATGGCCGCCGGTGAGGTCGGGAAGTCGGGGGTCGCAATCGACTCGCTCGCGGACTTCGAACGCGTCTTCGACGACATCCCGCTGGACGAGGTTTCCACGTCGATGACGATCAACGCGCCCGCAGCCGTGCTGCTCGCGATGTACGTCGCGGTCGGTGACCGCCAGGGGGTGGACCGCACGGAGCTCCGCGGCACCATCCAGAACGACATCATGAAGGAGTACATCGCGCGGAACCTCTACATCTACCCGCCAGAGGAGTCAATGCGACTCATCACGGACATCTTCGCGTTCTGCGCCGAAGAGACGCCGAAGTTCAACACAATCTCCATCTCGGGGTACCACATCCGCGAAGCCGGCTCCACCGCCGCACAGGAGATCGCGTTCACCCTGGGCGACGGCATCGAGTACGTGCAGGCGGCCGTCGACGCCGGCCTCGACGTGGACGAGTTCGCACCGCAGCTCTCCTTCTTCTTCAACGCCCACAACAACATCTTAGAGGAGGTGGCGAAGTTCCGCGCGGCCCGGCGAATGTGGGCGAAGATCATGGAGGACCGCTTCGGCGCGGAGAATCCCAAGTCGAAGCAGTTGAAGTTCCACACCCAGACCGCCGGGTCCACGCTCACCGCCCAGCAGATCGAGAACAACGTCGTTCGCGTCGGCTACCAGGCGCTCGCGGCGGTGCTCGGCGGCACGCAGTCGCTCCACACCAACGGGAAAGACGAGGCGCTGTCGCTGCCGACAGAGGACTCCGTGCGGACGGCCCTCCGGACGCAGCAGATCCTCGCGCACGAGTCGGGCGCCGCCGATACGATCGATCCCCTCGCCGGGAGCTACTACGTCGAGAGCCTCACCGACGGCATCGAGGAGGAGGCGTTCGAGATCCTCGACGAAGTCGACCGCCGCGGTGGGATGCTCGACGCCGTCAAGAGCCAGTGGGTCCAGCGCCAGATCCAGGACACCGCCTTCGAGCGCCAGCGCGAGATCGAGGAGGGCGAGCGGGTCATCGTCGGGGTCAACGAGTTCGAGGTCGAAGAGGAGGCTCACGTCGACCTCGAGGAGGTGTCCGAGGAGGAAGAACAGGCGCAGATCGATCGCGTCGAGGAGCTTCGCGACGAGCGTGACGCGGAGGCCGTCGATGAGGCGCTGGCGTCGCTGCGCGACGCCTGCCGCGGCGACGCGAACGTGATGCCCCACATCATCTCCGCCGTGAAAGCGTACGCGACCGTCGGGGAGATATCCAACGTGATGCGCGAGGAGTTCGGCGAGTACAAGCCCGGGCAGTAG